A single genomic interval of Methylobacterium bullatum harbors:
- the fbcH_2 gene encoding Cytochrome b/c1 produces MNTSRVLAATLMAILLGSASAGAEDGHSTPNPPREKWSFAGVFGKFDEAQLQRGFQIYREVCSNCHSMSLVKFRNLAEKGGPGFTEGQVKALSAEYKIKDGPNDAGDMFERPGRPADAFPSPFPNEKAAAAANGGKAPPDFSVLAKARTYERGFPYFIFDAMPFIGYSEQGVDYIHALLNGYEDAPKGMDVPAGTNYNKYYPGHLIAMAKPLSDGQVTYAKGADGNPVVPETVEQYSHDVAAFMSWAAEPHMEARKALGFRVILFLIVLSGLLYYVKKKVWADVGGEVHGLQPELHKTS; encoded by the coding sequence ATGAACACATCGCGCGTCCTCGCCGCCACGCTCATGGCGATCCTGCTCGGCTCGGCTTCGGCCGGCGCCGAAGACGGTCACTCGACGCCGAACCCGCCGCGCGAGAAATGGAGCTTCGCCGGCGTTTTCGGGAAGTTCGACGAGGCCCAGCTCCAGCGCGGCTTTCAGATCTATCGGGAGGTCTGCTCGAACTGCCACAGCATGAGCCTCGTGAAGTTCCGCAACCTCGCCGAGAAGGGCGGGCCGGGCTTCACGGAGGGTCAGGTCAAGGCACTTTCGGCCGAGTACAAGATCAAGGACGGGCCCAACGACGCGGGTGACATGTTCGAGCGGCCCGGCCGCCCGGCCGACGCCTTCCCCTCGCCCTTCCCGAACGAGAAAGCCGCCGCCGCCGCCAATGGCGGCAAGGCCCCGCCCGACTTCTCGGTGCTGGCCAAGGCCCGCACCTACGAGCGAGGCTTCCCCTACTTCATCTTCGATGCGATGCCCTTCATTGGCTATTCGGAACAGGGTGTGGACTACATCCATGCGCTCCTGAACGGCTACGAGGACGCTCCGAAGGGAATGGATGTCCCGGCGGGCACGAACTACAACAAATACTATCCCGGCCACCTCATCGCGATGGCCAAGCCCCTGAGCGACGGACAGGTGACCTATGCCAAGGGCGCCGACGGCAACCCCGTCGTTCCCGAGACGGTGGAGCAATACTCGCACGACGTGGCGGCGTTCATGTCCTGGGCGGCCGAGCCGCACATGGAGGCCCGCAAGGCCCTGGGCTTCCGTGTCATCCTGTTCCTGATCGTCCTGTCGGGCCTTCTCTACTACGTGAAGAAGAAGGTCTGGGCGGATGTCGGCGGCGAGGTCCACGGCCTGCAGCCGGAGCTTCACAAGACGAGCTGA
- the bamE gene encoding Outer membrane protein assembly factor BamE — protein sequence MSRRFVSSISRLAVIGLVGVGISGCIGEDLRHGYQIDQAALATVKPGMSAEQVLQILGTPSTVSTVGNKTWYYITQNSRRTVLFLGEQVEDQKVTTIYFNAGFKVERIALYGLQDGKVFDFIERTTPTSGADRAFLGQLFRGLTKYEPFGSGSGTSIVPGAKSGL from the coding sequence ATGTCGCGCCGTTTCGTCTCGTCGATCAGCCGTCTCGCCGTCATCGGCCTTGTCGGCGTTGGAATCTCCGGCTGCATCGGTGAGGATCTCCGGCACGGATACCAGATCGATCAAGCCGCTCTCGCCACGGTGAAGCCGGGCATGAGCGCCGAGCAGGTGCTCCAGATCCTCGGTACGCCCTCCACGGTGTCCACCGTCGGCAACAAGACGTGGTACTACATCACCCAGAACTCGCGCCGCACGGTGCTGTTCCTCGGGGAGCAGGTGGAGGACCAGAAGGTCACCACCATCTATTTCAACGCCGGCTTCAAGGTGGAGCGTATCGCCCTCTACGGTCTGCAGGACGGCAAGGTGTTCGACTTCATCGAACGCACCACGCCGACCAGCGGCGCGGATCGCGCCTTCCTCGGCCAGCTGTTCCGCGGCCTCACCAAGTACGAGCCGTTCGGCAGCGGTTCGGGCACGAGCATCGTGCCGGGTGCCAAGAGCGGCCTCTGA
- the plsX gene encoding Phosphate acyltransferase, protein MSQRVCISLDAMGGDHGPTTVVPGAAIARERHPEMTFLMFGDEAILAPLVAAEPRLKGAVEIRHTTVAISMDEKPSQAVRSGRGKSSMWRAIQAVKDGEADAAVSAGNTGALMAMSKICLKTLAGIERPAIACLWPTVRGESVVLDVGATIGTDAEHLVEMALMGAAMARIVFDLDKPTVGLLNVGTEEMKGNEAVKEAARRLRESDLPNLTYHGFVEGNDLGKGTVDVVVTEGFTGNIALKTAEGTAKQIGSYLRAAMSRTLSAKIGYFFARQAFKALRDKMNPSRANGGVFLGLEGIVIKSHGSEDAHGFAAAVDLAHDMARHDLMRTIRDMLELTPMAASA, encoded by the coding sequence ATGTCCCAAAGAGTGTGCATCTCGCTCGACGCCATGGGCGGCGATCACGGTCCCACGACCGTGGTGCCGGGCGCCGCCATCGCGCGCGAGCGCCATCCCGAGATGACGTTCCTGATGTTCGGGGACGAGGCCATTCTCGCCCCGCTGGTGGCGGCCGAACCACGCCTGAAGGGGGCGGTGGAGATCAGGCACACCACCGTGGCGATCTCCATGGACGAGAAGCCGAGCCAGGCCGTCCGCTCGGGGCGCGGCAAGTCCTCGATGTGGCGCGCGATTCAGGCAGTGAAGGACGGGGAAGCCGATGCGGCCGTCTCCGCCGGTAATACCGGCGCGCTCATGGCCATGTCGAAGATCTGCCTGAAGACCTTGGCCGGCATCGAACGTCCCGCCATCGCTTGCCTCTGGCCCACCGTGCGCGGCGAGAGCGTCGTTCTCGATGTGGGGGCCACCATCGGCACGGACGCGGAACATCTCGTGGAGATGGCGCTGATGGGCGCCGCCATGGCCCGGATCGTGTTCGATCTGGATAAGCCGACCGTGGGCCTGCTCAATGTCGGCACCGAGGAGATGAAGGGCAACGAGGCGGTGAAGGAAGCCGCCCGGCGCCTGCGCGAAAGCGATCTGCCGAACCTAACCTATCACGGCTTCGTGGAAGGCAACGACCTCGGCAAGGGCACCGTGGACGTGGTGGTCACCGAAGGCTTCACCGGCAATATCGCGCTGAAGACCGCGGAGGGCACGGCCAAGCAGATCGGCAGCTACCTGCGCGCGGCCATGAGCCGGACCCTCTCGGCCAAGATCGGCTACTTCTTCGCCCGGCAGGCCTTCAAGGCACTGCGCGACAAGATGAACCCAAGCCGGGCCAATGGCGGCGTGTTCCTCGGCCTCGAGGGCATCGTCATCAAGAGCCACGGCTCGGAAGACGCTCATGGTTTCGCGGCCGCCGTCGACCTCGCGCACGATATGGCGCGTCACGACCTGATGCGGACCATTCGCGACATGCTCGAACTCACGCCCATGGCCGCCTCCGCATGA
- the hisA gene encoding 1-(5-phosphoribosyl)-5-[(5-phosphoribosylamino)methylideneamino] imidazole-4-carboxamide isomerase, producing the protein MAQAIVFSDDPAAQASVFEEQGFSWLHVVDLDGAFAGAPMNASAVDAILARTNLPVQLGGGIREMRTVEAWIEKGVSRVIIGTAAVRDPAFVREAARLYPGKIAVGVDAKDGRVAVEGWAKTSSTTAEELGRRFEDAGVAAIIYTDIARDGILKGLNIEMTLALAQAVTIPVIASGGLASIEDVHRLLEPDCAMLAGAITGRALYDGRIDPREALAAIARKAAA; encoded by the coding sequence ATGGCGCAGGCCATCGTCTTCAGCGACGATCCGGCCGCCCAGGCGAGCGTGTTCGAGGAGCAGGGCTTCTCCTGGCTTCACGTGGTCGATCTCGACGGCGCCTTCGCCGGCGCGCCGATGAACGCCTCCGCCGTCGATGCGATCCTCGCCCGCACGAACCTTCCGGTCCAGCTCGGCGGCGGTATCCGCGAGATGCGCACCGTCGAGGCCTGGATCGAGAAGGGCGTGAGCCGGGTCATCATCGGCACCGCCGCCGTGCGTGACCCGGCCTTTGTGCGCGAGGCCGCGCGCCTGTATCCAGGAAAAATCGCCGTCGGCGTCGATGCCAAGGACGGCCGCGTGGCGGTGGAAGGCTGGGCCAAGACCTCCAGCACGACTGCCGAGGAATTGGGGCGCCGGTTCGAGGATGCGGGCGTGGCCGCCATCATCTACACCGACATCGCCCGTGACGGCATTCTCAAGGGCCTGAACATCGAGATGACCCTCGCCCTCGCGCAGGCCGTGACGATCCCGGTCATCGCCTCGGGCGGCCTGGCCTCCATCGAGGACGTCCATCGTCTGCTGGAGCCGGATTGCGCGATGCTGGCCGGCGCGATCACCGGGCGGGCGCTCTATGACGGCCGCATAGACCCGCGCGAGGCCCTGGCCGCCATCGCCCGCAAGGCGGCCGCGTAG
- the fabH gene encoding 3-oxoacyl-[acyl-carrier-protein] synthase 3, with amino-acid sequence MAVTRSVVVGTGSALPARLVTNDELTKTVDTSDEWIVQRTGIRQRYLAGAGETTSTLGIAAAKAALDDAGLGPEDIDLVLCATSTPDHTFPSVATQIQAGLGIRSGFAFDIQAVCAGFVYGVSTADKFIASGSVRRALVVGAETFSRILDWEDRTTCVLFGDGAGAIVLEAQDGEGTSEDRGVLTSHLRSDGRHREKLYVDGGPGSTGTTGHLRMEGKEVFRFAVGSVTDVIADAFAATGTSADDLTWFVPHQANRRIIEASADKLGIDRSKVVLTVDRHGNTSAASIPLALDAARKDGRIKRRDLVMLEAIGGGFTWGAALIRW; translated from the coding sequence ATGGCGGTTACACGCTCCGTAGTGGTGGGAACGGGCTCGGCCTTGCCCGCACGTCTCGTGACGAACGACGAGTTGACGAAGACCGTCGACACGTCCGACGAATGGATCGTGCAGCGCACGGGCATCCGCCAGCGCTATCTGGCGGGTGCCGGCGAGACCACGTCGACCTTGGGGATCGCTGCCGCCAAGGCCGCCCTGGACGATGCGGGGCTCGGGCCGGAGGATATCGACCTCGTCCTCTGCGCCACCTCGACTCCGGACCACACGTTCCCCTCGGTGGCGACCCAGATCCAGGCGGGGCTGGGCATCCGCTCCGGCTTCGCCTTCGACATCCAGGCGGTCTGTGCGGGCTTCGTCTACGGGGTTTCCACCGCCGACAAGTTCATCGCGAGCGGAAGCGTGCGGCGCGCCCTCGTCGTCGGTGCCGAGACCTTCTCGCGCATCCTCGACTGGGAGGACCGCACGACCTGCGTGCTGTTTGGCGATGGGGCAGGAGCGATCGTCCTCGAAGCCCAGGACGGGGAGGGGACGAGCGAGGATCGCGGCGTGCTCACCAGCCATCTGCGTTCCGACGGACGGCACCGCGAGAAACTCTACGTCGATGGCGGGCCTGGCTCCACCGGCACGACCGGTCATCTGCGGATGGAGGGCAAGGAGGTCTTCCGCTTCGCGGTGGGCTCGGTGACGGACGTCATCGCCGACGCTTTCGCGGCCACGGGGACGAGCGCCGACGACCTGACATGGTTCGTGCCGCATCAGGCGAACCGCCGCATCATCGAGGCCTCCGCCGACAAGCTCGGTATAGACCGCAGCAAGGTCGTCCTCACCGTCGACCGGCACGGCAACACCTCGGCGGCGTCCATCCCCCTGGCCCTCGATGCGGCCCGCAAGGACGGTCGGATCAAGCGCCGCGACCTCGTCATGCTCGAGGCCATCGGTGGCGGTTTCACCTGGGGTGCCGCCCTGATCCGCTGGTAG
- the hisB gene encoding Histidine biosynthesis bifunctional protein HisB gives MRSASISRRTAETDVHVSIGLDGTGKAAISTGVGFFDHMLELFARHGLFDVEAKVTGDLHVDHHHTVEDTGIALGQAFAQALGDKRGIARYADIHLPMDEALTRVSIDISGRPFLVFRTAFKAEKIGQFDTELVREWFQAFAMNAGITLHVETLYGDNAHHIAESCFKGLARALRKAVAVDPREEGRIPSTKGSL, from the coding sequence ATGCGTTCCGCGAGCATCAGCCGCCGCACGGCGGAGACCGACGTCCACGTGTCCATCGGCCTCGATGGAACCGGCAAAGCGGCGATTTCGACGGGTGTCGGGTTCTTCGACCATATGCTGGAGCTCTTCGCCCGGCACGGGCTGTTCGACGTGGAGGCCAAGGTCACCGGCGACCTCCATGTGGATCACCACCATACCGTGGAGGATACCGGCATCGCCCTCGGCCAGGCCTTTGCCCAGGCACTGGGCGACAAGCGGGGCATCGCCCGCTACGCGGACATCCACCTGCCCATGGATGAAGCGCTGACACGGGTATCCATCGACATTTCCGGGCGGCCGTTCCTCGTCTTCCGCACCGCGTTCAAGGCGGAGAAGATCGGGCAGTTCGACACCGAACTGGTGCGCGAGTGGTTCCAGGCCTTCGCCATGAATGCCGGGATCACCCTTCACGTCGAGACCTTGTACGGCGACAATGCTCACCATATCGCGGAGAGCTGCTTCAAGGGCTTGGCCCGCGCCTTGCGGAAAGCCGTTGCGGTCGATCCGCGTGAGGAAGGTCGCATCCCCTCGACGAAGGGTTCTCTGTAG
- a CDS encoding hypothetical protein (Stress response UPF0229 protein YhbH) has translation MLTRDEFLELFLEDLELPDLAKRRLSIVETEGLRRAGYTVSGSPANLALTRTLRNSMSRRIALKRPKPEDIAELEGRIAEADLGDPRLPDMRLALEALRERTKRIPYVDPIDLRYRRFEPYPRPIAQAVMFCLMDVSGSMTEHMKDLAKRFYILLHIFLTRRYRHVEIVFIRHTDKATEVDEETFFGSRETGGTLVSSALVEMKRVITERYDPNDWNIYAAQASDGDNVSSDGPTSTELLRAHILPACQHFAYLEVGDENGPRAGFVEHRTTLWRTYEALAKSGGAIAMRKVNHRRDIYPVFRELFGRKDARAEAEA, from the coding sequence GTGCTGACACGGGACGAGTTCCTCGAACTGTTCCTCGAAGACCTCGAACTGCCGGACCTGGCCAAGCGCCGCCTCTCGATCGTGGAAACCGAAGGCCTGCGGCGCGCCGGCTACACCGTTTCGGGTTCGCCCGCCAACCTCGCGCTCACCCGCACTCTGCGCAATTCCATGTCGCGGCGCATCGCGCTCAAACGCCCGAAGCCGGAGGACATCGCGGAGCTCGAAGGCCGCATCGCCGAGGCCGATCTCGGCGACCCCCGGCTCCCCGACATGAGGCTCGCCCTGGAGGCCCTGCGCGAACGCACCAAGCGGATCCCCTATGTCGATCCCATCGACCTGCGCTACCGCCGCTTCGAGCCCTATCCGCGCCCCATCGCCCAGGCGGTGATGTTCTGCCTGATGGACGTGTCGGGCTCGATGACCGAACACATGAAGGATCTCGCCAAGCGCTTCTACATCCTGCTCCACATCTTCCTGACGCGGCGCTACCGGCACGTGGAGATCGTCTTCATCCGCCACACCGACAAGGCGACCGAGGTGGACGAGGAGACGTTCTTCGGCTCGCGCGAGACCGGCGGCACCCTGGTCTCGTCGGCATTGGTGGAGATGAAGCGCGTCATCACCGAGCGCTACGACCCCAACGACTGGAACATCTACGCGGCCCAGGCCTCGGACGGGGACAACGTGTCGAGCGACGGCCCGACCTCCACCGAACTCCTGCGCGCCCATATCCTGCCCGCCTGCCAGCACTTCGCCTATCTCGAAGTCGGCGACGAGAACGGCCCCCGCGCCGGCTTCGTCGAGCACCGCACCACCCTGTGGCGCACCTACGAAGCGCTCGCCAAATCCGGCGGCGCCATCGCCATGCGCAAGGTCAACCATCGGCGCGACATCTACCCGGTCTTCCGTGAATTGTTCGGGCGCAAGGACGCGCGCGCCGAAGCGGAGGCCTGA
- the hisH1 gene encoding Imidazole glycerol phosphate synthase subunit HisH 1, with the protein MMSETVAIIDYGSGNLHSAAKAFERAAREAGLSATRIVVTSDPDTVSSADRVVLPGVGAYADCRNGLDSVDGMVEAMTHAAHDRGRPFLGICVGMQLLASRGLEYEITPGLGWIAGDVRPIRPSDPDLKIPHMGWNTLRPERSHALLDGIPTGEDGLHAYFVHSYALDPVDRTDVVAESEYGGSVTALVARDNVAGTQFHPEKSQHLGLALLANFLRWRP; encoded by the coding sequence ATGATGTCCGAGACCGTCGCGATCATCGATTACGGGTCGGGAAACCTGCATTCGGCCGCCAAGGCGTTCGAGCGCGCCGCCCGCGAAGCGGGACTGAGCGCGACCCGCATCGTCGTCACCAGCGATCCCGACACGGTGTCGTCCGCCGACCGCGTGGTGCTGCCCGGTGTCGGTGCCTATGCCGATTGCCGCAACGGCCTCGATTCCGTCGACGGCATGGTCGAGGCGATGACGCATGCGGCGCATGACCGGGGCCGCCCATTCCTCGGCATCTGCGTCGGCATGCAGCTCCTCGCAAGCCGGGGCCTCGAATACGAGATCACGCCGGGGCTCGGCTGGATCGCGGGCGACGTCCGGCCGATCCGCCCGTCCGATCCCGACCTGAAGATCCCGCATATGGGGTGGAACACCCTGCGGCCCGAGCGCTCGCACGCGCTTCTCGACGGCATCCCCACGGGGGAGGATGGGCTGCACGCCTATTTCGTCCACAGCTATGCCCTCGATCCGGTGGACCGGACGGATGTGGTCGCCGAGAGCGAGTATGGCGGGTCGGTCACCGCCCTCGTGGCCCGGGACAACGTCGCCGGGACCCAGTTCCACCCGGAGAAGAGCCAGCATCTCGGTCTGGCACTGCTCGCGAACTTCCTGCGTTGGCGCCCGTAG
- the mtnP gene encoding S-methyl-5'-thioadenosine phosphorylase yields MTAAVLGVMGGSGVYDLPGLEDIREEAIRSPWGEPSDSLRIGRIGTTKVVFLARHGRGHRLSPSGINYRANIDVMKRAGVTDLVSISACGSFRSELHPGLFVLVDQFVDRTHGRESSFFGNGCVAHVPFAHPVGPALQARIAAAAAAEDLPIHRGGTYVCMEGPQFSSFAESRTYKSLGYDVIGMTNMPEAKLAREAEITFATIAMVTDFDCWHPGHADVDVASVVAVARANADKAARLVSRIARDFPAEREECPAGSHRALDGAIMTAPSHRDPDLLAKLDAVAGRVLAA; encoded by the coding sequence ATGACCGCAGCAGTGCTCGGCGTGATGGGCGGATCCGGTGTCTACGATCTACCGGGCCTCGAAGACATTCGCGAGGAGGCGATCCGTTCGCCCTGGGGAGAGCCCTCCGATTCGCTGCGGATCGGCCGGATCGGTACGACCAAGGTCGTGTTCCTGGCCCGCCACGGACGCGGCCACCGGCTTTCTCCGTCCGGCATCAACTACCGCGCCAATATCGACGTTATGAAACGGGCCGGCGTCACCGACCTCGTCTCGATCTCGGCCTGTGGTTCGTTCCGGAGCGAGCTTCACCCCGGCCTGTTCGTCCTCGTCGACCAGTTCGTCGACCGCACCCATGGCCGGGAATCCTCTTTCTTCGGCAATGGTTGCGTCGCCCACGTGCCCTTCGCCCATCCCGTCGGGCCGGCCCTCCAGGCTCGCATCGCCGCGGCGGCGGCGGCCGAGGATCTGCCGATCCATCGCGGCGGCACGTATGTCTGCATGGAAGGCCCGCAATTCTCGTCCTTTGCCGAGTCCCGCACCTACAAGAGCCTGGGCTACGACGTGATCGGCATGACCAACATGCCCGAGGCCAAGCTAGCCCGTGAAGCGGAGATCACGTTCGCCACCATCGCCATGGTGACGGATTTCGATTGCTGGCACCCGGGCCATGCCGATGTGGACGTGGCCTCCGTCGTCGCCGTGGCCCGCGCGAATGCGGACAAGGCCGCCCGCCTCGTCTCGCGGATCGCCCGCGATTTCCCCGCGGAGCGGGAGGAATGCCCCGCCGGTTCGCATCGCGCCCTCGACGGCGCGATCATGACGGCTCCGTCCCACCGCGATCCCGACTTGCTGGCCAAGCTCGACGCGGTGGCGGGCCGGGTCCTCGCCGCCTGA
- the ihfA gene encoding Integration host factor subunit alpha — protein sequence MAGKTVTRADLSEAVYQQVGLSRTESAALVETVLSEICTCLASGETVKLSSFGSFVVRGKGRRVGRNPKTGVEVAIEPRQVMVFKPSNVLKSRINGVNGVVEQDDD from the coding sequence ATGGCAGGGAAGACGGTGACACGCGCCGATCTGAGCGAGGCCGTGTATCAGCAGGTCGGCCTGTCGCGCACGGAATCGGCAGCGCTCGTCGAAACCGTGCTGTCCGAGATCTGCACCTGCCTCGCGTCCGGTGAAACGGTGAAGCTGTCGTCGTTCGGGTCCTTCGTCGTTCGCGGCAAGGGCCGGCGCGTCGGCCGCAACCCGAAGACCGGCGTCGAAGTGGCCATCGAGCCGCGCCAGGTCATGGTGTTCAAACCGTCCAACGTGCTCAAGTCCCGGATCAACGGCGTCAACGGCGTTGTGGAACAAGACGACGATTGA